Genomic DNA from Chlorogloeopsis sp. ULAP01:
TCGTAAAGGTGAGATGATAGGAGTATTTATAATTGAGCCTGAAAATGAGGACAACATTACAAACCAAATCCAACTACTTAGAAAATCTAAGCCTGCTAGTCCTAATAACGGAATTGAATCACGACTTATCAATTCAGAAACTCGCATGACGAATTTAGAATCTCGTTTTGAAAATCGGACAAATGAATTACAAGCTGATTTTAGGTATGAAATTCAAAAAATTAATGAAAGATTGAATGAGATTGACAGCAAAATACCTAAACTTATTGAACCATTGGAGGCACTTAATACTCTAAGTTTAGCTGATCTGACTTCTAAACTAAAACGTGTGAATATCAATAGTAAAATAATTGAAGCAATAGTCAGTGAACGGAAGAAAGGTAAATTTATATCTTTTAGCAATGTAGTTGAACGTGTTAAAGGGTTAGGCGATAAAACAATACTTAAAATAATTGATAATTTTTCTGAAAGTAGTAACTAATTAATAAATAAACTAATAAATTATGGTATAAACTAACAAATTATAACCTGTAGAATATGTGTTTAAATTGGGTTATGCAGAATAATACTTGGGAGCTAAAATGAATGATTTGGAATCAAAAATCATTGAAATTTTAAAACGAGGCACTCCGCTAAGAGCAAAAGACATTGCGAAAAACCTTGATGTAGAAAGGCAAGAAGTAAACCACTACCTCTACTCTTCATTGAAACATCTAGTTAGCCAAGACAGTGATTACAGATGGTCATTAAAAACAACTAAAATCAATAATATTCCTCATCCCTCTACTCAAGCACCAACTCGTCAAACCGAATCCTCACAATCTGTAAGGCAAGCTAACACGTATAGTTTTACTAAACAAGAGATTCAACAAAATAGTCAAATTCAACAGCCATCACCTCAAACTCAATCATCACAACCTATCAAGCAAAGTAATCCATATGAAGTTATCAAAAGAGAACTTGCTCAAGCCTCACCAGAGGAGAAAGTAGAAATTTTAAAGAATGCTTTTAGACAAGAGTCATTTAGCAAACTAGATGATAATGAGATAAACGCTCTTCAATCAATTTTGGAGCAGTCTAAAAGAGAAGCTAGTATAGCTCACTCTGCTTATCGGCAAGGAAAACTAAGTACTCGAAAAAATATTATCTTAGCAATAGTAGCCATATCCGTTTCTTTAGCTCTTGGTGCATTGTTCGCTATAAATCAATTGACTCTAAAGCCAACGTATCAACCTACTCCTCTTCCTCAAAATCGCTAGTTATATTTTTCGTTTACCCAATCCTACCTCTGCACCATCTTCGCCAACTCAAACGCCTTACCCCTTACCCCTGTTGGCAACAAAGATAACCCTAATCCAGTCCACGCTTTCATCGGAGCAAAAGACTTACCTGCCAAAATAAACTCCCTTCCTTTGTGTGTTTCTCCCTTTTCCAGCAAGCGCAACCCCAATAATAACCGCGTTTCTGCAAGCCGCTTTCGCCTGATACACTCCAATTTTTCAGACTCAAAGTTATAACTATCCAAATACCGCAACTTATCAGTTAAATAAGCAATTGCTCGATCCAGTCCTTTTTGTTCTGAATGTACGCGATATTCCATTAATAATTCTGGTAAATAATAACCATTTTTACCCGCCAAAGCTAGCCGCACAAATAAATCATTATCTTCACAATTTTGCCAATTAGAACGCATAAACCCTACTTCTTCAAGGCTGCTGCGACGAAATAAAGTTGCGCCTATTTGGAAACTTTGTTGAATAAATACAACTTCTAATAAGTTCTTCACCACACCTTCTGGTAAATTAACTCTACCCCAACGTCGAGAATTTTCTTGAGTTTTGGCATCATCTCGAACACTGTTAATATCTATAATCCAGTGATCGGTACTGACAAAATCAACTTTAGAGTCACGCTCTAGAACAATGGCAGTACGCTCAAGAAAATTTGGGGTTAACCTGTCGTCGTCATCAAATTTAACAAAATATTCGCTTGTTGCTGCTTTAAAGCCAGAGCGCATATTATTACTTTTACCAATATGTTGCGAATGACGAATATATCTAATACGTTTATCTGTATATTGCGAGATTAATTTAGGTGTACCATCCTGCGAACCATCATCACAAACAATGATTTCAAAATCCTGATAAGACTGTTGCAATACACTTTGAATAGCTTCAGAAAGCAGTTTAATTCGATTAAAAGTAGGAATGCAAATACTAATTTTTGGCATATAAATAATTTAAAAAAATGGTGTAAATATTAAAAAACCGTTGAATATGCGATTATAAATATTTCAATTCTTACTAGATAGACGGTTGCTGGCATATACTGTAGCAAAAGTCATTCTATATACATTGCTGTACTTATTAAGATTATTCCCAAATAATTGCGTTTATGAACATTTTGATGCTGTCTTCTACCTTCCCCTATCCGCCCACACAAGGGGGAACTCAAGTGCGAACTTTTAATTTACTCAAATATCTTAGTCAGCGCCATGCAATCACGCTTGTAACTCAACGGGAAGCTCATGTCACAGACACAGAAATAGCTGAGTTACAAAATAGGGTAGATCGTCTAGTTATTTTTGAGCGCCCTCCAGATTTGGGAAGTCAGAAAGGAATGCTCCAAAAACTCCAGCGTTTCAATTTATTTTTGCAAGATGGGGTGCCGCCTAATGTCTTAAATCGTTACTCAGCCGAGATGCAGAACTGGATTGATAATTTTGTAGAGGCAGGAAAATGTGATGTCATTACTTGCGAGCACAGCGTTAATGAAATTTATGTTAGACCCCATTTCCAAAAACAAGTGCGAACATTAGTTAATGTGCATAGTTCTATCTACTGCACCTGTCGCAATCAACTAGAAACAGGCACTTCCACTAACCCTGTCAGGGATAAAGTTAATTTGCCGCTTCTGCGACGCTACGAGCAAAATTACTGCTCAAAATTTTCGGCGATCGCCGTGACAACACAAGAGGACAAAATTCAACTGCAAGAACTCAACCCCAACAAGGAAATTGCAGTCATTCCCAATGGGGTAGATTTAGAGTCATTTCCCTATCGCAGCAACGATCCGGGGGGACATCGCTTAATTTTTATCGGTGCAATGGATAATTTGGCAAATATTGATGCTGTGTGCTTTTTTTGCAATGAAGTTTTGCCAAAAATTCAAGCACGTTATCCAGATGCAACTTTCGAGATTGTTGGTTCTCGCCCAGCACCAGAAGTTTTAGCACTACAAGAAAAACCAGGAGTGATTGTCACCGGTAAAGTTCCTTTCATCGCAGAGTACTTGCACAAAGCAACTGTTTGCGTTGTACCGATGCGGACAGGATTTGGGATTAAAAATAAAACTTTAGAGGCAATGGCAGCTGGTGTGCCAATAGTAGCAAGCGATCGCGGCTTAGAAGGATTAGCTGTAGATGGTGCAAATGTATTACTTACAGCCTTACGAGCAAATTATCCAACGGAGTATGTTAATGCCATTAACCACTTATTTACTAACGCACAGCTACGAGAAGAATTATCTCGCAATGGCAGACAGTTGGTAGAAGCTGAGTTTACTTGGGATATTGCTGGTAAACGCTATGAGCAATTGTGTTTGGAGTAAATTTTCTATTTCGGGTACACAAATAGGCTAGTCCAGAATTTTGAAACAAGACTCCCGCTCGCAATTTGGTATGAATCACCTGATTTGCAGGTGCGATCGCCCTACACTCGCACCTGTATACTGGGTAAAATTCCCAAATTCCCTATGTACTGGTGAATATTGAATTAATACCAATTTAAAAAATGATTAAGGGCAGATAAATTCACCCAACTCGGATACACCAAGGCGATTTCCAATCTAAAATCAAAATTGTATAAGCGATCACGAGCAAAAAAGTATTAAAAAATTTTAAAATATAGAAAAATTTGCTTTGGTTTATGGCTTTTGCTAACAAACAAATTTAGAAATCCAACATAAAATAAACTTTTTTGAAAATTTTGAAAGTCTAATTTTTGGAGTTGTTTACAACCGATCACGATTACAAATCACTTTATACCCCAGGCTCGATCCAGTCTCATGGCGTGTTACTGGCACTCAGCGAGCCGGAACTGCAAATCCTGCAAGTTAGCAATAATACCCAAATTCATTTAGGTAGAAAACCTCAGGATTTACTAGCTCAACCTTTGAGCGTTCTGTTTGATACTACACAACTTGAAGCGATCAGACAGCATTTGCTGGAAGATATTGGTGGTGTCAATTACCTAAAATTGTTCATCCACAGGAATGGAGGCGAGCAATGTTTTGACGGATTTATACATCGAACCAAAAATAGCGTCATTTTGGAGTTAGAATTCACAGAGTCTTCTGTGGCACTGAGTTTTGAAAATGTCCATAACTTAGTCAGAGAGGCGATCGCTAAACTCAAACGAACATCAAATCTGAAAGAATTTTTACAGCTATCGGCACAAAATATCAAGAAAATTACTACCTTTGATCGAGTAATGGTTTATCAATTCGATCAGCATGGAGCAGGAGAGGTAATTGCCGAAGCCAAACAAGAGGAGTTATCAGCCTATTTGGGACTCCACTATCCTGCAACAGATATTCCAGAACAGGCAAGGGAGTTATACAAACGCAGCTTAGTCAGGGTAGTTCCCAATTTAAAAGCTCAAGCGATCGAGTTAGTTTCGATTGAGAACAACAAAAATCATCCTCTTACACTTGATTTAAGTTTATCTGTACTTAGAAGTGTTCATCCCTGCTGTGTCGAGTTCCATCAGAATATGGGTACAGCAGCCATTATCGTGATTTCACTCATCAAAAATGAAAAGCTGTGGGGATTAATTTCTTGCCATCATCAAACACCAAAAAAGATTACAAGTGAGGTGCGGAGTGCTTGCGAATTTTTGGGACAGTTCATATCGTCAGAGTTAGCCAATAAAGTGATTCAAGAAGAAGTGGATTATCAAGCCAAACTTGAATCACTGCGCTCTGAAGTCATAGAATCAATCTCCCAAGCAGACGACTTCATAGATGCACTAGTTCAGCCTGAACCTCGCTTACTCGATCTGGTTGGTGCAAAAGGAGCAGCAATTTGCCTGGATGGCGAAATTACACTGGTTGGTTCCACACCTGAGGTGAAGGATGTTTGGGAGCTAATTAATTGGGCAAACACCCAAGTTAGGGAGAACATATATTACACCGATTCTCTGCCAAAGCTTTACCCTAAGGCTAAAACATTCAAAGATACAGCCAGTGGCTTGCTGCTACTGCAAATTTCTCAACTCAAGCAGTATTATATTCTTTGGTTTCGTCCCGAAGTTCTACGTACAGTAAACTGGGCAGGAAATCCAAACGAATCCATCAAACTTGAAGCAGATGGCAGTATAACCCTTTGTCCTCGCCAATCTTTTGAAAAATGGCAGCAAACAGTTATATTCACTTCAGAACCTTGGAAATCATCTGAAATTGATAGTGCCTTTGCTTTAAGGAATGCAATTGTTGGTATTGTTCTCAAAAAGGCAGAAGAGTTAGCCAAGCTCAATCTGGAATTAGAGCGGAGCAACCAAGAACTAGCCTCCTTTGCTTATGCTTCTTCCCACGATCTCAAGGAACCATTACGGGGTATCTATAATTACTCAACAATTCTACTAGAAGATTACGCCTGTGTGTTAGATGAAGAGGGAATTGAGTATATACAGACTATTGTATCCTTATCAGTGCGGATGGAAGCTCTCATTAATACTTTGCTGCGGTTGTCGCAGTTAGGAAAAGCGGAACTACATTTGCAAGCGACTAACCTGACTCAATTACTCAACGAAGTTATCAATGTTTTTTATGCTAGTCAGCAGCAAGCTAATTTTGATATTCGTATTCCTCGACCTTTGCCAACAGTTAAATGCGATCCAGTTCTTGTTAGCGAAGTTTTTAGCAACTTAATCGGCAATGCATTTAAATACAATGATAGGACAGAAAAATGGGTTGAGATTGGCTACGTGGATGAAGAAGGGACTGGCGATTGGGTACTGGAGACTGGGAAAAAGCAGGGGAGCAGGGGAGAAATTGTACAGACGCGATTAATAGCTTCTCTACCCAATACCCAATACCTAATCCCCGATCCCCAATCCCCAATTACTTTCTACATCAAGGATAACGGCATTGGAATTCAACAGCATCACCTAGAAACTATTTTCAAACTCTTCAAGCGGCTCCATTCTCAAGAAAAGTACGGTGGTGGCACTGGTGCGGGGTTAGCCATTGGCAAGAAGATTATAGAGCGTCATGGTGGTCGAATCTGGGTTGAATCTACACTAGGTGAAGGCTCGACATTTTACTTTACGCTGGAATAGTTTAATATACATAACAAAAACCTTTTTAATTACCAAAATTTAAAACTGAAGACAACTAATGGCAACAAAACTTAAAGAATCACTGCTTGTTGTTGAGGACAGCAATGAGGATTTTAAGATGCTGCAACGCTTGATGCGGCGGATGGCTGTTCAAAACCCAATTTATCGTTGCAGTAGTGGAGACGAAGTTTTCGACTTCCTTTATCAAGAGGGTAATTATCAAAACCCTGATTTAGCACCACGACCTTCTGTAATTCTACTCGATCTGAATTTGCCGGGAATTGATGGACGTAATGTTTTAGAGAGGTTAAAGCAAGATACTAGTTTTAAGGAAATCCCCATTGTTGTCTTTACTACATCTTCTAATCCCAAAGATGTGGAATTCTGCTATGAAAAAGGTGCAAATGGCTATCTCATCAAGCCAATGGATGCTCAAGAGCTTCGCAAGATTGTTCAGGCATTTGTAGACTACTGGCTGGAAGTGAATACTTCTCCAGCGTAAGGGGAATTGGGGAGAGTGGGAGCTTTTGAAAGATTTCCCCCCTCCTGTTCAAGCGCCCCTAGTTCCTAGCCAACTTTGCAAAGCTTAAAGAAAATGATAGTGAAAATTTCGCTTAGTTGCGAATGAAAGGACTAAAATCGAAACGGACAGACTAGGACTGTAACAAAGGAGGATTACAAAGCTATGTCTGACTTAAACCGAGGAATCATGAAGTTTGAGGGCGCAGATACCCCAAAAGCAGTCACTATTTCCACGGTAGTGCTGTTGGGAGCAATTACGGCTTTAATTATCTGGGCGCTGCAAGCAGCTTATGCAGTAAATTAAACAGAAGCCTCTATTGGGGTGGAGAAACAATAAGTAGAAGGCATATGGCAGTAGACGCAAAGAGGTGCTCACCATTGTCTAAAATCGGCATTTTACATTTCATTCATGTCCACCTACTTATAGTTTTGTGTATCACCTAGAAAGGGCAAAAATTTAGAATTAGTTTGAGTGTGGGCGCAATATACTAAAAGCGCCCTTACTAATGTTATGAGGAACCGCAAAGCTATCTCTGATACCAATGTGTGGATTTTGGAGCCACTGCGGTGGTGAACCAGCGCTCTTGGTAGGGTTTCCAACGGACAGTTCCTACAACGGGGCGAACCTCCGCAACGGACTGTCCTCCTCCACAGGCGACTGGCGTAGACACGTAGACGGACGTAGTCCGGCTTCTCGCAGAGTAGTGGATAAGCGAAAGTAAGGGTTCCCCGACTTGTGGCGACTGCGTACACGCGAAGCGGGTTCTCGTTAGAGTACCCGGAGGGAGGTTTCCTCCGAAAGCGTTGCTCCTCCACAAGGAGGCTCAAAACTTTTCAAGACGGATTTTGGATTTAAACCACGATTAATAGGCTATTCCAGAGCTTTGAAACAATACTTTCATGGCAATTTAGTATGAGTGCAATTTTAAATAAAAGAATTTTTAGCCTCAAAATAGCATCCCTAGCTCAAAAAACCTGATAGTTAGTTCTCTTACCCACAATTTTGAACTGATCCAAGCGATTAAAAAACTTTTTGCCCATAATGCAGACTTGAGCTGATTGACATCAAAGAGCGATAAATACTCTATCTAGTATCGCAATATACAGAAATTACAGTAGATAAACTGTATTACCCTAAAATGGCTTGGATAAAAGCAACATTACATCGTCAAATCACAGGTAACATCAAGACAGTTATAGAAAAATATATCTAAAAAATCCAAGATTCAAAATGTCTGAACTTTGGGGTGTCTTTGTTATCTTAATTGTCTGCCCCCTCTTGGGTGCATTACCGCTAATTGCTTGGATAATCCAAGCCCTTAAAGGGCTACAATTAGCACAGGTTGGTACTGGTAATATCGGAGTCTCGTCTGCTTTCTACCACGGTGGCACGCTGCTAGGAATTTTGGCAGTCTTGTCAGAAGCGCTAAAGGGAATTGCCGCAGTTTTAATCGCTCGTGTTTTTTTCCCAGATGGATCGGCTTGGGAGTTAATAGCCTTAATTGCCCTTGTCATGGGACGATACTTGATGGGTAGAGGAGCAGGCACCACAAACGTAGTTTGGGGATTTTTGGTACACGATCCCCTTACAGCAGCATTTGTGATGTTGGTAGCAGGCATCAGCTTTACGATTTTGCGTAACCGACTACTTGCAAAATATGGAATTTTGATTCTGTTTCCGATTATTGTGGGAATTTTGCACGTAGAAGATCCATTCCGAATTTTTGCAGCTATTGCTCTTGCAGCTTTACTCGGCTGGATTTATAAACAAATCCCCGATGATTTAGATCTGCCAGTTCAACAGGCACAACCAGAGTCACAAAAAGCATTCCAGTTTTTTCGTGGCAACCGAGATATTCTTTCTCTAGACGATGATTTAGATGCTGCTGTGGTGGGATATAAAGCAGCAAGATTATCTCAACTTCAACGGTGGGGCTATCCTGTTCCTAAAGGGTGGATGCTTCTTCCCTATGATGATCCCGAAGTGTTGATTGACTTTTTGCAACCATCAGAATTAAGCCCTTTGGTGGTTCGTTCTTCTGCCATTGGAGAAGATTCGGAACAAGCATCGGGCGCAGGGCAATACGAAACTGTTTTAAATGTGACGACAAAAGAAGGCTTACAACAAGCGATCGCTCAAGTTCGGTCTTCTTATGATCGTTCTGGGGCAGTACAATATCGACGCGATCGCAATCTCAAAGAAGCAGCAATGGCAGTGCTAATTCAGCAACAAGTTCAAAGTGTGTTTTCTGGAGTAGCATTCAGCCGCGATCCCATAACTCAAGAACAAGATGTAGTGGTAATTGAAGCTTTGCCGGGAAGCGCTGCCCAAGTAGTATCGGGAAAATTTACACCAGAGCAATATCGCGCTTTTGTTGTTGATACAGAAAATTTAGCCTTGATTCAACTAGAGGGAAAAGGACGCGTACCCCAAATATTAATCAAGCAAGTTGCATACTTAGCTCGACGTTTAGAAGATCGTTATTACGGCATTCCCCAAGATATCGAATGGAGTTACGACGGACAAACGCTTTGGGTACTACAAACTCGTCCTATTAGTACCCTGCTGCCGATTTGGACGCGTAAAATAGCCGCAGAAGTAATTCCCGGACTAATTCGCCCCCTAACTTGGTCGATAAACCGTCCTTTAACTTGTGGAGTTTGGGGAGGAATTTTCGCTTTGGTGTTGGGTGAGCGTGCCTTGGGATTGGATTTTAATGAAACAGCAACACTACATTATGCTCGTGCTTACTTCAATGCGACGCTTTTAGGACAAATTTTTCGACGCATGGGTTTACCACCAGAAAGTCTAGAATTTTTAACCAGAGGAGCAAAGTTAAGCAAACCGCCATTTACTACCACATTACAGAATTTGCCTGGACTTACAAAGTTGCTGATGCGGGAGTTATTTCTAGAAAGAGACTTTAAGCGCGATTTCCGCAAGCGGCTTGCTCCTGGTTTATCTCAGTTATCTCAAGAATCATCAGAGGAGTTGGAGCCTTCGCAGCTGCTAGCCAGAATCGATTATATTTTGGAACTATTGCAGAATGCAACGTATTACAGCATCATGGCTCCATTAAGTGCAGCTGTGCGTCAGGCTATTTTTAAAGTTAAGGACGCTGAGATTGATAATAGCCTCACACCAGAAGTCACTGCTTTGCGATCGCTACATGAATTAGCTGCTACAGCCAAACACAAATTTCCGAATTTAAATCCCGATCATGTGTTTGAGGAGATGGCTCGTTCCCCAGAAGGACAAACAATTCTGATCGAGTATGACAAATTATTACAGCGTTACGGTTATTTGAGCGAAGTGGGAACAGATATTGCCGTTCCGACTTGGAAGGAAGAACCCAAAGCTGTAAAACAGTTATTCGTACAGTTAATGCAGGGAGACGATCCACCAAGATTGCAAACAAGCCAACCTAAAAGAACAAGAGATTTTCTCCAGCAACGCGTCGATTTAAAAGGACGAGTGACGGAGGTTTATTCTAAGCTATTAGCTCATTTGCGTTGGGCGTTTGTAGCCTTAGAGAAGGTTTGGTTACGCTCTGGCATCCTTCAAGAAAGTGGCGATATTTTTTTTCTAGAGTTTGAAGAAGTACGGCGTTTGGTTGAAGGTTCTGATACCAAATTAATTGAACTTTTACCAGAGATCATCGCAACTAGGCGATCGCTCTTTGCGCAATATAGCCAAATTAATCCAGTACCTCTTTTAGTTTATGGCAATACTCCCCCGGCTTTACCTTCCCAAATCTCTTTATCTAGCGATCAGACATTGCGAGGCATTCCCGCCAGCCCCGGAAGAACAGTAGGACGGGTAAAAGTGTTGCGTAATTTCCAAGCTCTACCAGAAATTGATCGGGAAACTATTTTAGTCGTGCCTTACACAGACTCTGGTTGGGCGCCTTTACTTGTCAGAGCTAAAGGATTGATTGCGGAGGCTGGAGGAAGGCTTTCTCATGGAGCCATCTTAGCACGGGAATATGGTATTCCTGCGGTTATGGATGTACATAATGCTACATATATATTACAGGATGATCAAAAAGTAAGAATCGATGGAACTATGGGTATTGTGGAAATTTCTAACGATTTAAAACCAGAATGAAATTTACTTCTGTTCACGAGATTCTAGAAGAGCCAGTTTCCCATAACCCAGCAATCAAGAAAAAGGTGATGCTACGGTTTGGAGACTTACCTGGTTTGACTAACTTTTCGCAAGCGCGTTTTGCACCCGGACAAATTGCCCCAGCACACGCGCATGACAATATGCATGAAGTATTTTTTGTCGAAGCTGGTTCGGGAATAATTCGCATTGACGGTAAAGAATATCCCCTCCATCCAGGAAACTGCATAGCTGTAGAACCAGGAGAAATGCACGAAGTAATTAATAATGGTGCAAGCGAACTTGTTCTTACTTACTTTGGTTTACGAGTTCAAGTGTAGAGACGGGATATATGGCGTCTCTACACAGTCTGTATTTGCATCGGATTTTTTGATGAAATAGTATCACCTGAAAATGGCGTCAAAGGAAAACCGAATCACTTTCAAGGTTTTGGGAAGAACTACTTAGGTAACTTTTCAAACGTTCTGCAAGAGCTTTGACATGAGGCTCCAATATAAATGTGTAATGGTTTCCCGGAACGTTGACAACTTTAATATCCTTTGCTGCCATTACCGATAATAATTCCACCCACACTAAAGTTGGATCGGGAGCCATGATATGTTTCTCACTCGCACGGAAGACAGTAACTTTTCCTGGGTACGGCTGTCGTACATAGGAATAAGTAGCTTTGAGAGTACCAACCAATACATCAAGAATCCGGCGATTTTTACTGCGTTCAACTCCTGGTGGAAATATCTTGGCTTTTCTTGCTTTTTCAACAATGTAATCCAGTCGTTCATCAACACTCAAATGTTGTATTTCTTGAGGTGTAACAAGATTATCTTGCCCAAACATTCCACCAAATACTCTGGAAAGTACTCCTACCAAGTACTTGTTGTCAATCTTTTTGTTTGGATCGAGAATAATCGGTACATAAGAATCTAGTATTGCTAACAAAGATACTTCCTGTCCTTGTTTATGCAACTGCTGGGCAATTTCGTATGCTACAATGCCCCCAAATGACCAACCACCAATTTGATAAGGGCCATAAGGTTGAAATTTACGGATGGCTTCTACATAAAGACTTGCCATATCCTCGACTCGCGTCAAAGATTCTTCATTCTCATTGAAACCTTGAGCTTGCAACCCGTAAAAGGGTTGATCTGTACCTAAATAACGTGCCAGATTGAAATAACACAGAACGTGTCCACCCGCAGGATGCACACAGAAGAATGGTTGTTTATTTCCTTTTGGCTGGATGGGAATTAGGGGCGAGTTATCAGTTTGCTCGGAACTCAAATGTAGAACCTTGGCTAATTCCTCTATTGTCGGATTAGTCAAAAGCGTAGATAAGGACAATTCTTTACCAAATTGCTGCTCAATAGCAGCTATTAAATAAATAGCTGATAGAGAAGTACCACCAATTTCAAAGAAATTATCTCGAACACCTACTGATTGAACACCT
This window encodes:
- a CDS encoding ParB N-terminal domain-containing protein; amino-acid sequence: MKLSTSLVAVKKIASTKPRSNFADDELEQAAKLILESEGVINPIVVRRTSLQSYEVVDGDFEYYAAARAREIDPRKGEMIGVFIIEPENEDNITNQIQLLRKSKPASPNNGIESRLINSETRMTNLESRFENRTNELQADFRYEIQKINERLNEIDSKIPKLIEPLEALNTLSLADLTSKLKRVNINSKIIEAIVSERKKGKFISFSNVVERVKGLGDKTILKIIDNFSESSN
- a CDS encoding glycosyltransferase, whose amino-acid sequence is MPKISICIPTFNRIKLLSEAIQSVLQQSYQDFEIIVCDDGSQDGTPKLISQYTDKRIRYIRHSQHIGKSNNMRSGFKAATSEYFVKFDDDDRLTPNFLERTAIVLERDSKVDFVSTDHWIIDINSVRDDAKTQENSRRWGRVNLPEGVVKNLLEVVFIQQSFQIGATLFRRSSLEEVGFMRSNWQNCEDNDLFVRLALAGKNGYYLPELLMEYRVHSEQKGLDRAIAYLTDKLRYLDSYNFESEKLECIRRKRLAETRLLLGLRLLEKGETHKGREFILAGKSFAPMKAWTGLGLSLLPTGVRGKAFELAKMVQR
- a CDS encoding glycosyltransferase family 4 protein; translation: MNILMLSSTFPYPPTQGGTQVRTFNLLKYLSQRHAITLVTQREAHVTDTEIAELQNRVDRLVIFERPPDLGSQKGMLQKLQRFNLFLQDGVPPNVLNRYSAEMQNWIDNFVEAGKCDVITCEHSVNEIYVRPHFQKQVRTLVNVHSSIYCTCRNQLETGTSTNPVRDKVNLPLLRRYEQNYCSKFSAIAVTTQEDKIQLQELNPNKEIAVIPNGVDLESFPYRSNDPGGHRLIFIGAMDNLANIDAVCFFCNEVLPKIQARYPDATFEIVGSRPAPEVLALQEKPGVIVTGKVPFIAEYLHKATVCVVPMRTGFGIKNKTLEAMAAGVPIVASDRGLEGLAVDGANVLLTALRANYPTEYVNAINHLFTNAQLREELSRNGRQLVEAEFTWDIAGKRYEQLCLE
- a CDS encoding ATP-binding protein is translated as MELFTTDHDYKSLYTPGSIQSHGVLLALSEPELQILQVSNNTQIHLGRKPQDLLAQPLSVLFDTTQLEAIRQHLLEDIGGVNYLKLFIHRNGGEQCFDGFIHRTKNSVILELEFTESSVALSFENVHNLVREAIAKLKRTSNLKEFLQLSAQNIKKITTFDRVMVYQFDQHGAGEVIAEAKQEELSAYLGLHYPATDIPEQARELYKRSLVRVVPNLKAQAIELVSIENNKNHPLTLDLSLSVLRSVHPCCVEFHQNMGTAAIIVISLIKNEKLWGLISCHHQTPKKITSEVRSACEFLGQFISSELANKVIQEEVDYQAKLESLRSEVIESISQADDFIDALVQPEPRLLDLVGAKGAAICLDGEITLVGSTPEVKDVWELINWANTQVRENIYYTDSLPKLYPKAKTFKDTASGLLLLQISQLKQYYILWFRPEVLRTVNWAGNPNESIKLEADGSITLCPRQSFEKWQQTVIFTSEPWKSSEIDSAFALRNAIVGIVLKKAEELAKLNLELERSNQELASFAYASSHDLKEPLRGIYNYSTILLEDYACVLDEEGIEYIQTIVSLSVRMEALINTLLRLSQLGKAELHLQATNLTQLLNEVINVFYASQQQANFDIRIPRPLPTVKCDPVLVSEVFSNLIGNAFKYNDRTEKWVEIGYVDEEGTGDWVLETGKKQGSRGEIVQTRLIASLPNTQYLIPDPQSPITFYIKDNGIGIQQHHLETIFKLFKRLHSQEKYGGGTGAGLAIGKKIIERHGGRIWVESTLGEGSTFYFTLE
- a CDS encoding response regulator, which gives rise to MATKLKESLLVVEDSNEDFKMLQRLMRRMAVQNPIYRCSSGDEVFDFLYQEGNYQNPDLAPRPSVILLDLNLPGIDGRNVLERLKQDTSFKEIPIVVFTTSSNPKDVEFCYEKGANGYLIKPMDAQELRKIVQAFVDYWLEVNTSPA
- a CDS encoding glycerol-3-phosphate acyltransferase, yielding MSELWGVFVILIVCPLLGALPLIAWIIQALKGLQLAQVGTGNIGVSSAFYHGGTLLGILAVLSEALKGIAAVLIARVFFPDGSAWELIALIALVMGRYLMGRGAGTTNVVWGFLVHDPLTAAFVMLVAGISFTILRNRLLAKYGILILFPIIVGILHVEDPFRIFAAIALAALLGWIYKQIPDDLDLPVQQAQPESQKAFQFFRGNRDILSLDDDLDAAVVGYKAARLSQLQRWGYPVPKGWMLLPYDDPEVLIDFLQPSELSPLVVRSSAIGEDSEQASGAGQYETVLNVTTKEGLQQAIAQVRSSYDRSGAVQYRRDRNLKEAAMAVLIQQQVQSVFSGVAFSRDPITQEQDVVVIEALPGSAAQVVSGKFTPEQYRAFVVDTENLALIQLEGKGRVPQILIKQVAYLARRLEDRYYGIPQDIEWSYDGQTLWVLQTRPISTLLPIWTRKIAAEVIPGLIRPLTWSINRPLTCGVWGGIFALVLGERALGLDFNETATLHYARAYFNATLLGQIFRRMGLPPESLEFLTRGAKLSKPPFTTTLQNLPGLTKLLMRELFLERDFKRDFRKRLAPGLSQLSQESSEELEPSQLLARIDYILELLQNATYYSIMAPLSAAVRQAIFKVKDAEIDNSLTPEVTALRSLHELAATAKHKFPNLNPDHVFEEMARSPEGQTILIEYDKLLQRYGYLSEVGTDIAVPTWKEEPKAVKQLFVQLMQGDDPPRLQTSQPKRTRDFLQQRVDLKGRVTEVYSKLLAHLRWAFVALEKVWLRSGILQESGDIFFLEFEEVRRLVEGSDTKLIELLPEIIATRRSLFAQYSQINPVPLLVYGNTPPALPSQISLSSDQTLRGIPASPGRTVGRVKVLRNFQALPEIDRETILVVPYTDSGWAPLLVRAKGLIAEAGGRLSHGAILAREYGIPAVMDVHNATYILQDDQKVRIDGTMGIVEISNDLKPE
- a CDS encoding cupin domain-containing protein gives rise to the protein MKFTSVHEILEEPVSHNPAIKKKVMLRFGDLPGLTNFSQARFAPGQIAPAHAHDNMHEVFFVEAGSGIIRIDGKEYPLHPGNCIAVEPGEMHEVINNGASELVLTYFGLRVQV